A stretch of the Teretinema zuelzerae genome encodes the following:
- a CDS encoding IS91 family transposase, which translates to MKNRILEQICSVALKRSFKLDAKQKRSLQNMRECKTTRYGGRVVQCTKCGTIATVYNSCNQRGCPICYKANQKRWEDKVLTSVLNVNHFHLVISIPQVFTGVWLRNKKDFMNAFFECVKRAINNISKYYGITPGCIAVFQTHGKGMSYKPHIHCVLSDGGLTGNGDWMPLGTISYTRITDVIKEYLVKELQRKHIQDIPEQKDINDREWNVYATYYQGNVQKIIGYLAHAAKGVVINLNQELVENEEKGTFSYIERHAGKETRIELDKELFVSRYMNHIPVPHTVTVRNYGLYSNQYSNKLEKLQKIFPMEIEMEEAECVDHCPICHAAMEIIMTLEPYEEVPAHEILCKIKLPET; encoded by the coding sequence ATGAAGAACCGTATACTCGAGCAGATATGCTCTGTTGCGCTTAAAAGATCCTTTAAGCTTGATGCGAAACAAAAACGCTCTCTTCAGAATATGAGGGAGTGTAAAACAACCCGGTATGGCGGCCGAGTTGTGCAATGCACAAAATGTGGAACAATCGCAACTGTATATAATTCCTGTAACCAACGTGGTTGTCCTATCTGTTATAAAGCGAACCAGAAAAGATGGGAGGATAAGGTATTAACATCTGTTTTAAATGTTAATCACTTTCATTTAGTCATATCAATTCCACAGGTTTTCACTGGCGTGTGGCTCAGAAATAAGAAAGATTTCATGAACGCTTTTTTCGAATGTGTAAAGCGTGCAATAAATAACATATCGAAATATTATGGAATAACCCCTGGATGTATAGCGGTATTTCAAACACATGGAAAGGGGATGTCTTATAAACCGCATATACATTGCGTGTTATCTGATGGTGGACTGACTGGTAACGGTGACTGGATGCCGTTAGGAACGATATCATATACGCGAATTACTGATGTGATAAAAGAATATCTTGTTAAAGAATTACAGAGAAAACATATACAAGATATTCCTGAACAGAAGGATATTAATGATCGCGAATGGAATGTATACGCAACATATTATCAGGGAAATGTACAAAAGATAATAGGATATTTAGCACACGCCGCTAAGGGTGTAGTGATAAACCTTAATCAAGAATTGGTGGAAAACGAAGAGAAAGGAACATTTAGTTATATTGAACGTCATGCAGGGAAAGAGACGCGAATTGAGTTGGATAAGGAACTGTTTGTATCTCGATACATGAATCACATACCTGTCCCTCATACTGTAACAGTACGGAATTATGGATTATACTCAAACCAATACAGCAATAAGTTAGAAAAACTGCAGAAAATATTTCCGATGGAAATAGAGATGGAAGAAGCGGAATGTGTAGATCATTGTCCTATATGTCATGCGGCAATGGAAATCATTATGACCTTGGAACCGTATGAAGAAGTTCCTGCACATGAAATATTGTGTAAGATAAAGCTTCCTGAAACGTAA
- a CDS encoding DUF4386 family protein: MNALKDYKSLYKTAFISTIIMLTIIPIQILVFALTKLPTTTIEWFSLFKDNLVIGFFHADFFILINNILISIIYLAFYHTLKEVNKGVIQIGIALGLIGISAYISSNKTFEILKLSYEYFSTNIETEKIIFESAGKACLLGWQGTAFDTYYVLNGIALFCISILMYKSKYYSKATATWGLFAAIFMIIPSTAGTIGLIFSLLSLIPWYVFSILYAKIFVRIGKEI; the protein is encoded by the coding sequence ATGAACGCATTAAAAGATTACAAGTCACTCTACAAAACAGCATTTATTTCAACGATTATTATGCTCACCATTATTCCAATTCAGATACTTGTATTTGCATTAACGAAGCTACCTACTACAACTATCGAATGGTTTTCTTTGTTTAAAGATAATTTAGTAATCGGATTTTTTCATGCAGATTTTTTTATTTTAATTAATAATATTCTAATTAGTATTATATATTTAGCTTTTTATCATACTTTAAAAGAAGTAAATAAAGGTGTAATACAAATAGGTATAGCTTTAGGATTAATTGGAATTTCAGCATATATTTCATCAAATAAAACTTTCGAGATATTAAAACTTTCCTACGAATATTTTAGCACAAATATTGAAACTGAAAAGATAATATTTGAATCAGCTGGAAAAGCATGCTTATTAGGATGGCAAGGGACAGCTTTTGATACATATTATGTTCTTAATGGAATTGCATTATTTTGTATTTCCATTTTAATGTATAAATCTAAATATTATTCAAAAGCAACTGCAACCTGGGGATTATTCGCAGCAATATTTATGATTATTCCTTCAACTGCTGGAACAATTGGTTTAATTTTTTCATTGCTATCATTGATTCCATGGTACGTCTTTAGCATTTTATATGCAAAGATCTTTGTAAGAATAGGAAAAGAAATCTAA
- a CDS encoding class I SAM-dependent methyltransferase, translating into MELTLEAIKNAGYKLQAAEKGSWKVYNEENPVPGYFQFDWLSSRFPDLYHDFALSTVGLISKLHTIIDFSDMNVLDIGAGTGRSSIELSKKAKYVTSTDVYDSVMNFAKDEISKQGINNIHYEYGDRDNLPFSDSTFDAVTFSWAEVNHKEAYRVLKNNGYLIQMGSIPEALCGELTDHLNGTNNNDPKIFLGNYPDEVIKKDKTIFSGVPLIDSVNAHIFTYNSIYDSPEEVAAIAGRLYGPKAKKYFLSRNQNTFSWRMEILIGQVKK; encoded by the coding sequence ATGGAATTAACATTGGAAGCAATTAAAAATGCTGGTTACAAACTGCAAGCTGCAGAAAAAGGTTCTTGGAAAGTATATAACGAGGAAAATCCTGTTCCAGGTTACTTTCAATTTGATTGGCTCAGTAGTCGATTTCCTGACTTGTATCACGATTTTGCGCTATCTACAGTTGGGCTTATTTCAAAACTTCATACTATCATTGATTTCTCTGATATGAATGTATTGGATATAGGGGCTGGTACTGGTAGATCATCAATAGAATTGTCAAAAAAAGCAAAGTACGTTACCAGTACGGATGTATATGATTCTGTAATGAATTTCGCAAAAGATGAAATTTCTAAACAAGGAATTAACAACATTCACTATGAATATGGTGATAGAGATAATTTGCCTTTTTCTGACAGTACATTCGATGCTGTTACTTTTTCATGGGCTGAGGTAAATCATAAAGAAGCATATCGTGTATTAAAAAATAATGGTTACTTAATACAGATGGGTTCAATTCCAGAAGCATTATGTGGAGAACTAACTGACCATTTAAATGGAACAAATAATAATGATCCAAAAATATTTCTTGGTAATTATCCTGATGAAGTTATTAAAAAGGACAAGACAATATTCTCTGGTGTTCCATTGATTGATTCAGTAAATGCTCATATATTCACCTATAATTCCATATATGATTCTCCTGAAGAGGTCGCAGCAATCGCTGGACGGTTATATGGACCAAAAGCAAAAAAGTATTTTTTGAGTCGTAATCAAAACACATTTTCTTGGAGAATGGAGATTCTTATTGGACAAGTAAAGAAGTAA
- a CDS encoding IS91 family transposase, translated as MKNRILEQICSVALKRSFKLDAKQKRSLQNMRECKTTRYGGRVVQCTKCGTIATVYNSCNQRGCPICYKANQKRWEDKVLTSVLNVNHFHLVISIPQVFTGVWLRNKKDFMNAFFECVKRAINNISKYYGITPGCIAVFQTHGKGMSYKPHIHCVLSDGGLTGNGDWMPLGTISYTRITDVIKEYLVKELQRKHIQDIPEQKDINDREWNVYATYYQGNVQKIIGYLAHAAKGVVINLNQELVENEEKGTFSYIERHAGKETRIELDKELFVSRYMNHIPVPHTVTVRNYGLYSNQYSDKLEKLQKIFPMEIEMEEAECVDHCPICHAAMEIIMTLEPYEEVPAHEILCKIKLPET; from the coding sequence ATGAAGAACCGTATACTCGAGCAGATATGCTCTGTTGCGCTTAAAAGATCCTTTAAGCTTGATGCGAAACAAAAACGCTCTCTTCAGAATATGAGGGAGTGTAAAACAACCCGGTATGGCGGCCGAGTTGTGCAATGCACAAAATGTGGAACAATCGCAACTGTATATAATTCCTGTAACCAACGTGGTTGTCCTATCTGTTATAAAGCGAACCAGAAAAGATGGGAGGATAAGGTATTAACATCTGTATTAAATGTTAATCACTTTCATTTAGTCATATCAATTCCACAGGTTTTCACTGGCGTGTGGCTCAGAAATAAGAAAGATTTCATGAACGCTTTTTTCGAATGTGTAAAGCGTGCAATAAATAACATATCGAAATATTATGGAATAACCCCTGGATGTATAGCGGTATTTCAAACACATGGAAAGGGGATGTCTTATAAACCGCATATACATTGCGTGTTATCTGATGGTGGACTGACTGGTAACGGTGACTGGATGCCGTTAGGAACGATATCATATACGCGAATTACTGATGTGATAAAAGAATATCTTGTTAAAGAATTACAGAGAAAACATATACAAGATATTCCTGAACAGAAGGATATTAATGATCGCGAATGGAATGTATACGCAACATATTATCAGGGAAATGTACAAAAGATAATAGGATATTTAGCACACGCCGCTAAGGGTGTAGTGATAAACCTTAATCAAGAATTGGTGGAAAACGAAGAGAAAGGAACATTTAGTTATATTGAACGTCATGCAGGGAAAGAGACGCGAATTGAGTTGGATAAGGAACTGTTTGTATCTCGATACATGAATCACATACCTGTCCCTCATACTGTAACAGTACGGAATTATGGATTATACTCAAACCAATACAGCGATAAGTTAGAAAAACTGCAGAAAATATTTCCGATGGAAATAGAGATGGAAGAAGCGGAATGTGTAGATCATTGTCCTATATGTCATGCGGCAATGGAAATCATTATGACCTTGGAACCGTATGAAGAAGTTCCTGCACATGAAATATTGTGTAAGATAAAGCTTCCTGAAACGTAA